The Moraxella osloensis genome contains a region encoding:
- a CDS encoding DUF3465 domain-containing protein, with product MNYHLAKSIAIPLTFGVLIFVTGCSHEGNADQQPRQNKSQNQSGNSQLASPNSPLVDSKSNQQTAKNSASYTDKKRQATNIQCNNAVINQAYQAKNPSVKRQVLGCGTVIKVLKDDNEGSRHQKFLVKIDNYPNITVLIAHNIDLAPRIEGIQANNPIRFYPPLP from the coding sequence TTGAACTATCACTTAGCAAAGTCTATAGCCATCCCGTTAACTTTCGGGGTGCTAATTTTTGTCACTGGGTGTTCCCATGAAGGCAATGCCGACCAACAGCCAAGGCAAAATAAAAGCCAAAACCAAAGCGGAAATAGCCAGTTAGCAAGCCCAAATTCACCGTTAGTGGACTCAAAGTCCAATCAACAGACGGCTAAAAATTCAGCAAGTTATACTGACAAAAAACGTCAGGCAACAAATATTCAATGCAACAACGCCGTCATTAATCAAGCTTATCAAGCCAAAAATCCCAGCGTTAAACGACAGGTATTAGGGTGTGGTACGGTGATTAAAGTGCTAAAAGACGATAATGAGGGTAGCCGCCATCAAAAATTTTTGGTCAAAATTGATAACTACCCAAACATCACGGTGTTAATTGCCCATAATATTGATTTGGCACCGCGCATCGAGGGTATTCAAGCCAACAATCCCATTCGTTTTTATCCTCCGTTGCCGTAA
- a CDS encoding protein-disulfide reductase DsbD domain-containing protein, which yields MPTPLCCFRTLSRHVCLLGTLLAVTSLTMPSAQAISLSEVFGGSDNPSLSAKDKPLPVHEAFKVYTEQKGQVVTIHVDVKAGYYAYRDKLTLQLPDGVTATPLQFSAAPTYVDDPDFGRVPVFEHPFTATTTLSADKAITSQPATVKWQGCAKVGLCYPPEKTKFVITQLAASTKNGAKKSDAMSSKTAQAKVTNTVATTNDAAPTTTQQSASLTPAKTVDEATSPPSAKPAISGGSTAAAGQQVALTPVTDASATDVLTTAQLTASAPVVSMASSQPAQTTVMTKPAAASAAATSLTASASNQDIFGLTKHSGVALLLLFLAGLGLAFTPCVLPMLPIVANIVARQHRPSAKKGLLLTGSYGLGVATSYGILGAVIALFGQSLGILNWLQNPVILLIFAGLFILLGLYMLDVIRWQLPHALRVKFQKISQIGANRLGSLSGSYLTGLFSALVVSPCVTAPLAGALAGVAALGDPVMGFAALFLLGLGLSTPLILLGATQGNFMPKAGEWMNWVKTSFGLLLFGVALLMIERIWLSSGMLMLWALWFAVIGLWLWRWQGKKGQLLTQALALLAWIWSACLVIGAASGSQDSWQPLNKLVNTSGQSAFTATKTTQTITITKLSELEPLLTQYPKLVVDVTAEWCIECRIMDKIFANPPQSLASWQVVKLDVTDNTADSQAIYKKLAVFGPPVLLFYQNGQLVARQNGAVKRSDFEQLLSQLN from the coding sequence ATGCCTACGCCATTGTGTTGTTTTCGAACCTTGAGTCGTCATGTCTGTTTGCTTGGTACGCTACTGGCTGTCACTAGCCTCACTATGCCAAGCGCGCAAGCGATTAGTTTAAGCGAGGTTTTTGGCGGCAGTGACAATCCCAGCTTGAGCGCCAAAGACAAGCCGCTACCGGTGCATGAGGCTTTTAAAGTCTACACTGAGCAAAAAGGGCAAGTAGTGACCATTCATGTGGATGTCAAAGCAGGCTATTATGCGTATCGGGATAAATTAACCTTACAATTACCTGACGGGGTAACAGCGACACCACTACAATTTAGTGCAGCACCGACTTATGTGGATGACCCGGATTTTGGTCGGGTGCCTGTGTTTGAACACCCCTTTACTGCCACAACCACGTTGAGCGCGGATAAGGCAATCACCTCACAACCTGCTACGGTCAAATGGCAGGGCTGTGCCAAAGTAGGGCTTTGCTATCCCCCTGAAAAGACCAAATTTGTCATCACCCAATTGGCCGCTTCCACCAAAAATGGCGCAAAAAAATCAGACGCAATGTCGTCAAAAACCGCCCAAGCCAAAGTCACCAATACTGTGGCGACGACCAATGATGCCGCCCCGACAACGACTCAGCAATCTGCTAGCTTGACCCCTGCTAAAACCGTCGATGAGGCAACTAGCCCACCGTCTGCCAAACCAGCGATTTCCGGTGGCAGTACAGCCGCAGCGGGGCAGCAAGTCGCATTGACCCCAGTGACCGATGCTTCAGCCACCGATGTCTTAACCACAGCGCAGTTAACCGCATCCGCCCCTGTCGTATCTATGGCATCGTCTCAACCTGCCCAAACAACTGTCATGACTAAACCCGCGGCTGCATCGGCGGCGGCAACGAGTTTGACAGCTAGCGCTAGCAATCAAGATATTTTTGGATTGACCAAGCATAGCGGTGTTGCGTTATTGCTGTTGTTTTTAGCGGGATTAGGGTTGGCTTTTACCCCTTGTGTGCTACCCATGCTGCCGATTGTAGCCAATATCGTTGCCCGTCAACATCGTCCATCTGCCAAAAAAGGGTTATTACTCACGGGCAGTTATGGTTTGGGTGTTGCCACCAGTTATGGCATTTTGGGCGCAGTGATTGCGTTATTTGGGCAATCTTTGGGGATACTAAACTGGCTACAAAACCCTGTTATTTTGCTAATTTTTGCAGGGCTATTTATCCTGCTTGGACTGTACATGTTGGATGTCATTCGCTGGCAACTGCCGCATGCGCTTCGTGTTAAGTTCCAAAAAATCAGCCAAATTGGGGCAAATCGACTCGGTAGCTTAAGTGGTAGTTATTTGACGGGCTTGTTCTCTGCGCTGGTTGTCTCGCCTTGTGTGACGGCACCCCTTGCAGGTGCGTTGGCAGGTGTGGCAGCGCTGGGTGATCCTGTGATGGGGTTTGCCGCATTGTTTTTATTGGGGCTTGGGCTATCCACACCGCTCATTTTACTGGGCGCCACCCAAGGTAATTTTATGCCAAAAGCAGGCGAGTGGATGAACTGGGTCAAAACCAGCTTTGGTTTGCTGTTATTTGGCGTCGCTTTATTGATGATAGAGCGTATATGGCTATCAAGCGGGATGCTGATGCTATGGGCGCTGTGGTTTGCTGTGATTGGCTTATGGCTGTGGCGCTGGCAGGGCAAAAAAGGTCAATTACTCACTCAAGCACTAGCATTGCTAGCATGGATTTGGTCAGCGTGTCTGGTGATAGGCGCTGCCTCAGGTAGTCAAGATAGTTGGCAGCCGCTTAACAAGCTTGTGAATACTTCAGGGCAATCGGCATTCACGGCAACAAAGACCACCCAAACGATTACAATCACTAAACTGTCAGAGCTTGAACCCTTGCTTACGCAATATCCAAAGCTAGTCGTCGATGTCACCGCAGAGTGGTGCATTGAATGTCGTATCATGGATAAAATTTTTGCCAACCCGCCGCAAAGTTTAGCCAGCTGGCAAGTTGTCAAACTCGATGTGACTGACAATACGGCGGATAGCCAAGCAATCTATAAAAAACTAGCCGTGTTCGGTCCGCCTGTATTGTTGTTTTACCAAAACGGTCAACTGGTAGCAAGACAAAACGGTGCAGTCAAACGCTCTGATTTTGAGCAACTTTTGTCCCAATTAAATTAA
- the gspG gene encoding type II secretion system major pseudopilin GspG, with translation MEIRMCCAHVSKNRQAGFTLIEVMVVIVILAILAGLVVPKVVGQSDKARIKTTETALSTTSNAIDMFKVDNGRYPTTQEGLEALNKPPQGAKNWPEGGYIKGGFPKDGWDNELQYVIPGTEGRTYDLFSLGADGKEGGEGQDADIFAKL, from the coding sequence ATGGAAATTCGTATGTGTTGTGCTCATGTATCAAAAAATCGTCAAGCGGGTTTTACCTTAATTGAAGTCATGGTAGTGATTGTCATTTTGGCAATTTTGGCAGGTCTAGTGGTGCCCAAAGTGGTGGGTCAAAGTGACAAAGCCCGCATCAAAACCACCGAAACGGCTTTATCCACCACCTCAAATGCCATTGATATGTTTAAAGTGGACAATGGTCGCTATCCCACCACCCAAGAAGGCTTAGAAGCCTTAAATAAGCCACCACAAGGTGCCAAAAACTGGCCAGAGGGCGGGTATATTAAAGGCGGTTTCCCGAAAGATGGCTGGGATAATGAGCTACAATACGTTATCCCAGGTACCGAAGGCAGAACCTATGATTTATTCTCATTGGGCGCTGATGGCAAAGAAGGCGGCGAAGGTCAAGACGCAGACATTTTTGCTAAATTATAA
- the gspF gene encoding type II secretion system inner membrane protein GspF translates to MPAFQYKAMDTQGKSHQGILEADSARLIRQQLRDKNLLPVEVSPVQKTDVSRNRLWQKGVGAYDLALITRQLSVLLAASIPIEQALQAIAKQSEKPHVKALMHGVRGKVLEGYSLASALQDSGNFPAIYIATIAAGERSGHLDLILNQLADYTENRFAMQKKVQGAMVYPIILLMMAVAVVVGLMSFVVPKIVKVFEQSEQALPWITQVVLALSNLLTQWWWLILGGLIGAVFLFVKFIKTAAGKAAFDQVVLRLPVFGKLSRNLNASRFASTLAILVRSGVPLVEALAIGAAVTTNTHIKHTIASATEKVTEGASLSSQLERSNYFPPMMVQMIKSGENSGELDDMLTRAAAMQQNEATNMISTLLSLLEPLMLVLMGVIVMTIVMAVMLPIINMNDLAG, encoded by the coding sequence ATGCCCGCATTTCAGTATAAAGCCATGGATACCCAAGGCAAGTCACACCAAGGTATTCTTGAAGCCGATTCTGCTAGGCTAATCCGCCAACAACTGCGTGATAAAAATTTACTGCCTGTCGAAGTCTCACCTGTACAAAAAACCGATGTCAGTCGCAACCGATTGTGGCAAAAAGGGGTAGGTGCGTATGATTTGGCATTAATCACCCGCCAATTGTCGGTGTTGTTGGCAGCGTCGATACCGATAGAACAAGCGTTGCAAGCGATTGCCAAACAAAGCGAAAAGCCGCATGTCAAAGCGTTGATGCATGGCGTACGCGGCAAAGTATTGGAAGGCTATAGCCTAGCGAGCGCGCTACAAGACTCCGGTAATTTTCCAGCAATTTATATCGCCACCATTGCCGCAGGTGAGCGCTCAGGGCATTTGGATTTGATTTTAAACCAGTTAGCTGATTACACCGAAAATCGCTTTGCCATGCAAAAAAAGGTACAAGGCGCGATGGTGTATCCGATAATCTTACTGATGATGGCGGTGGCAGTGGTGGTGGGCTTGATGAGCTTTGTCGTGCCAAAAATAGTCAAAGTGTTTGAACAATCCGAGCAAGCGCTGCCGTGGATTACCCAAGTGGTGTTGGCACTGTCTAATCTCTTAACCCAATGGTGGTGGCTGATATTAGGGGGGCTAATCGGTGCGGTGTTTTTATTTGTGAAGTTTATTAAAACAGCGGCAGGCAAAGCCGCTTTTGACCAAGTTGTCTTGCGCTTGCCGGTGTTTGGTAAATTATCGCGAAATCTTAACGCATCACGTTTTGCCAGTACGTTAGCGATTTTGGTACGCTCAGGGGTGCCGTTGGTGGAAGCACTAGCCATCGGCGCGGCAGTCACCACCAATACCCATATCAAACATACCATCGCGAGCGCAACAGAAAAAGTCACCGAAGGCGCAAGCCTATCAAGCCAGCTTGAGCGCAGTAATTATTTTCCGCCGATGATGGTACAGATGATTAAAAGCGGCGAGAACTCAGGCGAGCTTGATGACATGCTGACGCGTGCAGCAGCGATGCAGCAAAATGAAGCCACCAATATGATTAGCACGCTATTGTCACTACTTGAGCCGCTGATGTTGGTACTGATGGGGGTGATAGTCATGACCATTGTAATGGCAGTGATGCTACCGATTATCAATATGAATGATTTGGCAGGCTAA
- a CDS encoding AraC family transcriptional regulator encodes MDALSMLLEDIHLYQTQYHYIHATGEWSFELDKKDCIVFYLITTGGISIKVDDVYRNAHARDVVMVPGGKKHLICGVGQSDIPSIDIAPLLTSQTVETINLGKPAIHSQGDEPAQTTEMVAIVCHYDREITRPLLSALPKILPESESNDEQKMIMLDLGVKFLALESEQNRLGKMTIINRIASILMIECVRSYIEDLPEATDNWLKAVKDPYLAKALAVMHDRPETNWTIHKLAEVAGMSRSSFAEHFREVVGVPPLTYLTDYRLRLAARYLRLQENSISRISELVGYASDSTFSQAFKRVYKVSPRKYRQSFRTDSVHFADSLSEQ; translated from the coding sequence ATGGATGCACTCAGTATGTTGCTTGAAGATATACATTTGTATCAAACTCAGTATCACTATATACACGCCACTGGGGAGTGGTCGTTTGAGTTAGATAAAAAAGATTGTATCGTGTTTTATTTGATTACCACAGGTGGGATTAGTATTAAGGTCGATGATGTGTATCGCAACGCACACGCGCGCGATGTGGTCATGGTGCCCGGCGGCAAAAAACACCTTATTTGTGGTGTGGGGCAATCTGATATCCCATCAATTGACATTGCCCCGTTATTAACTAGCCAGACTGTTGAAACTATCAACTTGGGTAAACCCGCTATTCATAGCCAAGGTGATGAGCCAGCGCAAACAACTGAAATGGTCGCGATTGTATGCCATTACGATCGAGAGATCACGCGCCCGTTACTCAGCGCTTTACCAAAAATTTTGCCAGAAAGCGAATCAAACGATGAGCAAAAAATGATTATGCTTGATTTGGGTGTCAAATTTTTGGCATTAGAGTCTGAGCAGAACCGACTTGGCAAAATGACCATTATCAATCGTATCGCCAGTATTTTGATGATTGAGTGTGTACGCAGCTATATTGAAGACTTGCCCGAAGCGACAGATAATTGGCTAAAAGCTGTGAAAGACCCTTATCTTGCCAAGGCGTTGGCGGTCATGCATGATCGACCCGAGACCAATTGGACCATTCATAAGTTAGCCGAGGTCGCCGGGATGTCACGCAGTAGTTTTGCCGAGCATTTTCGGGAGGTGGTGGGGGTGCCGCCGTTAACTTATTTAACCGACTATCGACTTCGTCTTGCCGCGCGGTATTTACGGCTACAAGAAAATAGCATCAGCCGTATCAGTGAGTTAGTGGGTTATGCCTCCGATAGTACCTTTAGCCAAGCATTCAAACGCGTCTATAAAGTGTCACCACGAAAATATCGCCAGTCGTTTCGAACCGATAGTGTGCATTTTGCTGACAGCTTGAGCGAGCAATAA
- a CDS encoding 5-formyltetrahydrofolate cyclo-ligase yields the protein MNTHHLRKQLRQQRLRLSKRHRNRAAYQARRGLNRLQHPALTGKNVKIGIFADAFGEMPTQPLMDWARQRGYGIYLPVVTGKHQPLVFIEFSQKTWRQSRLPRHPLGMRQPEQGKMVKVAALDVVFMPLVAADKIGNRMGMGGGYYDRTLAKAKNKPLKIGWAYDFQLVDKLDSNPWDIKLDALITPSKLWIFRRYLVSKQ from the coding sequence ATGAATACTCATCACTTGCGTAAACAGTTACGTCAACAACGTCTACGCTTATCCAAGCGCCACCGTAATCGTGCGGCTTATCAAGCACGACGAGGTTTAAACCGGCTACAGCATCCTGCTTTAACTGGCAAAAATGTCAAAATCGGGATTTTTGCAGATGCCTTTGGGGAAATGCCTACCCAGCCGCTGATGGATTGGGCAAGACAGCGCGGCTATGGTATTTATTTACCTGTCGTCACTGGCAAACATCAGCCGCTTGTATTTATCGAGTTTAGCCAAAAAACTTGGCGACAATCTCGCCTGCCTCGTCACCCACTGGGCATGCGCCAACCTGAGCAAGGAAAAATGGTTAAAGTGGCGGCGCTTGATGTAGTATTTATGCCGCTAGTGGCAGCGGATAAAATTGGCAATCGTATGGGCATGGGCGGCGGTTACTATGACCGCACCTTAGCCAAGGCTAAAAACAAACCACTTAAAATTGGCTGGGCTTATGATTTTCAATTGGTTGACAAACTTGACAGCAATCCTTGGGATATCAAGCTTGATGCCCTTATCACGCCGAGTAAACTATGGATATTTAGACGCTATTTGGTGTCTAAACAATAA